The sequence below is a genomic window from Oreochromis niloticus isolate F11D_XX linkage group LG3, O_niloticus_UMD_NMBU, whole genome shotgun sequence.
CTGGTGATGGTGGAGCACTGGGAACTGACAAAACTACACacattttgtgtgtctgtgtgtgtttgtttgtgaaaACAGTGATGTGTTCCCTGCCTCTTACCTGTGGGTTTCATGTAATATGCATCTATGTCAGCCATGTCCGTGTGCAGAGCACAGTCCAGATAGTTCTGGATAACTTTCCTGCTGTAGTAGTAGCGCGCACCCATGAGAATGAGGGGTGCACAGCAGGTCAGCGTGAGGGATTTGGTCATGTAAAAGCACATTACTATGgagaaatggaagaaaaataaacaaaacctgTCAGAAGAGAAAATCACATGTTTGATTCTTGCCGGAAATCGAcccgtacacacacatacacaacaagACATCTGTAAGCATCAATATCAGGAACAGCTGAATCAAATATTTGGATAACTTTTCACACAAACCCGCGTTCATCAGACTGTGGAGTAAGGCAcgttagtgcattttctgggGGACAAAAGTTAACAGGACGACAGTGTTTGTCCTGCCTGAGGAGAGCGTGTTAGTGCTGGATTCATCCAACCAGTGCAGTCCATGTTGGGAGTTATTAGTAAGATGTAACGCTGGGGGGCGCAAAGGGAGACAGAAGCAAGCAGGATGGATGCTGCGCGTAGCATGTTGCGTGCCATGCAGTAACCTAGTTGCTACTTTGTTCGCTCATCTGCACTCCAGGTGGAGCGAAACAGAAAGCGCTAAAATGCGTGGGGCAGTGAGCTTCTGCTCAGACGAGGTTTTTAGTATACAGGATCAAATTTGGTTGGAAGGATCGAGCACGAGCCAAATTATCCAAACAACAAAATTAATTTGGGGGGGTATGTGAAGCAGATTTCGTgcgattttttttattctttaatgtGCGTAACGGTACAGGTTGTGACCCAAGGCGCGTTTACCTAAACCGGCAACATCAACAAAAAGCCAAACGAGATGTGGCGCATTGACTGCTGTGTAGGGgcggaggtggtggtggtggcggtGATGAGGAGGCGAGCGGGGGGgagtgcgtgcgtgcgtgttcatgtgtgtttgtgtgtatttggcGGCGCGGCGGGGGAGTGCTTTTTGGGTACGTGCGCGCACCCTTTGGGCCAATCCTCAAattcattcagtcattcattGAAGCACCGGCATGTCATCACATCGGTTAAACACATGCACCATGCCGCCTGCCATGCCTTTTGTTGGCGTGTAGGAGCAGCGTGCCCGGTGTGGCACAGTgtgaggctgctgctgctgctgctgcaacaGCCTTTTTCTCAACTTAACTGCACATCGCCCACAGAGCCACGACAACAAAGAAACATCAGATTTCTGCATGATTTTGAAGGCAAGTTCCTCAAAGGAATCGCTTCAGGGCGCAGACCTAATAAAAAACGCGCAACAGCGACATTTACCTGCGCACATGAATCCATGTTAGAGGTTACATTTGAAGTTTTTGAGATGCGTAtgaccagaaaaaaaaagttggtcTGAAACACACATAAGCTGCACGGCACACGGGAGTGTGAGGGTACTTACTTGTCAGAAGAACGTATAAAAACTGGGTCTTGGGCTGCTGCCAGAGCCCCCTAAAAGCTGTGTTGGGTATCCTCTCCATAATACCCTCGTAAAAGATGCGGCGTACCTCCTCTTGATCCCCGCGCTCAAACTCGCGGATAAAAACCACGTCTTTCCTCACATCCTTAGCCTCGGCGGGGTTCAGAGGCGCGCTGGACGGAGGAGAGCTCCACAGGATCGACTCTTTTTTGGTCCCATGTATAGCATCGTGTTCATCCGCAACAATTTTAGTCTcgcaaaccattttgggagacgAACAATGCATGCAACTGGccgcaagaagaagaagaaaaaaaagtgcagttcggagagagggagggggaaaaagagTAGGTAGTAATGAGAGTGGGGGAAAAATGGATGATTCGTGAGATTTTCTTAAAAAACAGCGAAACGATGGAGGGGGGGTAAGACGAAAGGGGGATGTTCTGCTGCAACCCTGAGCGTTTCCGAAGACCAAGACTTGCCGGTGTAAATCGAGCGGTATTTATAAGCGAGCAGGGCGGGTAGATTCGGGTTCACGGGGTTGGGGTGGTCCTCCGGCTGCACAGATTGGTAGAGGCAGTGCGCTGTTAGATACTGATGGACGAGGGAGGAGGGAGGCTCGCTCATTCCCTCCGCATCTGAGCAGGCTTATGTATGTGTGCCAGAGAAGTGTGTATTTTGAGAAAGTGGGCCcgcgaggaggagaggagggggggTGCGATGGCGAGATTGCGTAGAGAGGCTGCTTCTGAGCAGTTCTGTCTTCGTGCTGTCTTACAATGAGGAGGATCCCCGATTTGGTGATATACAGTGGCTGCGAGAGATGCAGCACAAAGGCGCAAGGTAAAGCGGGGGCGATGCGTCAAACAGGAGGAAATCCTAGCAGAGGGGAGAGTGCAGATCACAGGGA
It includes:
- the nat8l gene encoding N-acetylaspartate synthetase produces the protein MHCSSPKMVCETKIVADEHDAIHGTKKESILWSSPPSSAPLNPAEAKDVRKDVVFIREFERGDQEEVRRIFYEGIMERIPNTAFRGLWQQPKTQFLYVLLTIMCFYMTKSLTLTCCAPLILMGARYYYSRKVIQNYLDCALHTDMADIDAYYMKPTGSCFWVAVLDGRVVGIVAAQGHEDENTVELRRMSVDSRYRGKGIAKALGRRVLEYAVRNNYAGVVLGTTAVKLAAHKLYESLGFRRTGQSEDYRLPGMSRSPLERLFFQIRHTRYRLQLREE